The following are from one region of the Pelagibius sp. CAU 1746 genome:
- a CDS encoding GntR family transcriptional regulator, with the protein MKPKPAPLARDLRDRLEDEILCGQRPPGSRLDESKLAQHFGVSRTPVREALRELAAADLVVLRPRQGAVVATVTVTQLLHMFEVMAELESFCAKLAARRMSAEERDQLLTVHEDCREFAEKGEAHAYYDANRRFHEVIYAGTHNAYLEETTRNMRNRLQPYRRFQLHHPGRTMKSWKEHRAVVDAILDGNAEAAAKAMSHHVTIQGDVFTDLISALPESYVHAMTA; encoded by the coding sequence ATGAAACCCAAACCCGCACCGCTTGCCCGAGACCTGCGGGACCGCCTTGAGGATGAAATCCTCTGCGGCCAGCGCCCACCGGGCTCACGTCTGGATGAAAGCAAGCTGGCGCAGCACTTCGGCGTCTCGCGAACTCCGGTGCGTGAGGCTCTTCGCGAGCTGGCGGCGGCCGATCTGGTTGTGCTGCGGCCACGCCAGGGCGCGGTGGTCGCCACCGTCACCGTCACGCAGCTTCTGCACATGTTCGAGGTGATGGCCGAACTGGAATCCTTCTGCGCCAAATTGGCAGCGCGGCGCATGTCCGCGGAAGAGCGCGACCAATTGCTCACGGTCCACGAGGACTGCAGGGAGTTCGCCGAGAAGGGCGAAGCCCATGCCTACTACGACGCCAACCGGCGCTTCCACGAAGTGATCTACGCAGGCACCCACAACGCCTACCTGGAAGAGACCACGCGCAACATGCGCAACCGCCTGCAGCCCTACCGCCGCTTTCAGCTTCACCATCCGGGGCGGACCATGAAGTCCTGGAAGGAGCACCGTGCGGTGGTCGACGCCATTCTGGACGGCAACGCCGAGGCCGCGGCAAAAGCCATGTCCCATCACGTCACCATTCAGGGTGACGTCTTTACCGATCTCATCTCCGCCCTGCCGGAGTCCTACGTCCATGCGATGACCGCCTAG
- the dctP gene encoding TRAP transporter substrate-binding protein DctP: MSKTLRRFMSATAMVASFAVAGSAMAADLTLKASHQWPGGKGDARDEMVQIIAKEIAKADVGLEVQVYPGASLFKPKEQWNAMVKGQLDISAFPLDYASGRHPQFSATLMPGLVKNHEHALRLNTSPFMDDIKKIINDAGVVVLSDAWLAGGFASTKSCILGPDTMKGQVTRAAGPAFEQMLAGAGASIASMPSSEIYTAMQTGVLDAANTSSGSFVSYRIYEQVKCLTEPGDHALWFMYEPILMSKRSWDKLNEAQQKALLAAGKKAEEYMTEQAKGLDQKLVDVYKKNGVEVVKMSAEDAAAWREIAKQTSYKNFSDKVPGGDALIEKALAVE, encoded by the coding sequence ATGTCCAAGACACTGCGTAGATTCATGTCAGCGACCGCCATGGTCGCGTCTTTTGCCGTGGCCGGCTCGGCCATGGCGGCGGACCTGACGTTGAAAGCCTCGCACCAATGGCCGGGCGGCAAGGGCGATGCGCGCGACGAGATGGTGCAGATCATCGCCAAGGAAATCGCCAAGGCCGATGTGGGCCTGGAGGTTCAGGTCTATCCTGGCGCCTCGCTGTTCAAGCCCAAGGAGCAGTGGAACGCGATGGTCAAAGGCCAATTGGATATCTCGGCCTTCCCGCTGGACTATGCCAGCGGTCGCCACCCGCAGTTCAGCGCCACGCTGATGCCTGGTCTGGTGAAGAATCACGAGCATGCCCTGCGGCTCAACACCTCGCCTTTCATGGACGACATCAAGAAAATCATCAATGACGCCGGAGTCGTCGTCCTTTCCGACGCTTGGCTGGCCGGAGGCTTCGCCTCGACCAAGAGCTGCATTCTCGGTCCCGATACCATGAAGGGGCAGGTGACCCGCGCGGCCGGACCGGCCTTCGAGCAGATGCTGGCGGGCGCCGGTGCTTCGATCGCTTCTATGCCGTCGTCGGAGATCTATACCGCGATGCAGACCGGCGTTCTGGATGCCGCCAACACCAGCTCGGGCAGCTTCGTCTCCTATCGTATCTACGAACAGGTCAAGTGCCTGACCGAGCCGGGCGACCATGCCCTGTGGTTCATGTACGAGCCGATCCTCATGTCCAAGCGCAGCTGGGACAAGCTGAACGAAGCACAGCAGAAGGCTCTTCTGGCCGCCGGCAAGAAGGCCGAGGAGTACATGACCGAGCAGGCCAAGGGCCTCGACCAGAAACTGGTCGACGTCTACAAGAAGAACGGTGTCGAGGTCGTCAAGATGTCTGCCGAGGACGCGGCGGCCTGGCGTGAGATCGCCAAGCAGACCTCCTACAAGAACTTCTCCGATAAGGTTCCCGGTGGTGACGCGCTGATCGAAAAGGCGCTGGCCGTCGAGTAA
- a CDS encoding TRAP transporter small permease has translation MDIFVSTVRRLSQLCGIVAALTLAAAVLVVCQMVVLRYFLNESTVWQTEFTTYSIVGATLIGSPYVLLRRGHVNVDLLPIYLSHRARMVLAYLASFMALAFCAVLTYSGAELWLDAWRGGWTTDSIWRLPLWIAYAPIPVGIGLLCLQYVADLLCLATGREMPFGLEPGEQP, from the coding sequence TTGGATATCTTCGTTTCAACCGTCCGCCGGCTTTCGCAGCTCTGCGGAATCGTCGCGGCCCTGACCTTGGCCGCCGCCGTTCTCGTGGTCTGCCAGATGGTCGTTCTGCGCTATTTTCTCAACGAGTCTACGGTATGGCAGACCGAGTTCACGACCTACAGTATTGTCGGTGCCACGCTGATCGGCAGCCCCTATGTGCTGCTGCGCCGCGGTCACGTGAACGTCGACCTTCTACCGATCTACCTGTCCCATCGCGCGCGCATGGTGCTGGCTTACCTGGCTTCTTTTATGGCTTTGGCGTTTTGCGCCGTTCTGACCTACAGCGGCGCGGAACTGTGGCTCGATGCCTGGCGCGGCGGCTGGACGACGGATTCGATATGGCGGTTGCCGCTGTGGATCGCCTACGCACCGATCCCCGTCGGCATCGGTTTGCTGTGCCTGCAGTACGTGGCCGACCTTCTCTGCCTGGCGACCGGGCGGGAGATGCCCTTTGGGCTGGAGCCGGGGGAGCAGCCATGA